In Marivirga salinae, a single window of DNA contains:
- a CDS encoding T9SS type A sorting domain-containing protein: MNRKLSFLALIFFSITTLAQKVEFTDFGKFSQENFICNQENIHKKFQAEIQYIKDSLISGGMLKINSERYEDDHVLLEWPVAQNVNFTEPDYYGISNYVDHDSSYPDQIQDYNCGSISYDLPSGYNHAGVDIFSSPFPWMKMNNNQVVAVAAASGTIIYKVGENYDKNCDFNNTEGWNAVYIAHEDGSTAWYGHLKENSLTEKSVGEAVTTGEYLGVIGSSGSSTGPHLHFELYNAANELIDPYVGPCNPTTSTSWWRDQKTYKNPRILKLMTHSNPPIPYGCYSEEIYNAEINFSAGQTVLLATYLADQTVGEILYHRLISPDGSVYDEWDKEFENNYSSSYWYYSLPVNNELPKGKWTYQVVYEDQEIVSHNFYIKDDSDEAILSTQENVLVNTESDYFTINLKNTGSIGLNIKRFESSEALNIDWEGDIAPNDSKEVLVQLKGDISDGNQFIEIFHNSDINPTTVYVTTESVSIINSNITNYDFGEVMLEVYDTLKLPIENSGLAVLQVQDVILPDNFHANKVNFQIQPQQTDTLEVYFKPMEEKEFNGTMSIVSNASNNSELKIDLSGIGIPNLLLSNDQELAKSLKLYPNPTSNELNISYELIDDTLCSISIVDTNGKVFYNSSFLQELNKEQTINVEELPEGMYFLKLINEDNRTFFKKFIKR; the protein is encoded by the coding sequence ATGAACCGAAAACTATCATTCCTAGCGTTAATTTTCTTTTCAATAACTACTTTAGCACAAAAAGTAGAATTCACTGATTTCGGTAAATTTTCTCAAGAGAACTTTATTTGTAATCAAGAAAATATCCATAAAAAATTTCAAGCTGAAATTCAGTACATTAAAGATTCTCTAATTTCTGGTGGAATGCTGAAGATTAATTCTGAAAGATATGAGGATGATCATGTGCTACTAGAATGGCCGGTTGCTCAGAATGTTAATTTCACTGAGCCTGATTATTATGGTATATCCAATTATGTGGATCATGATAGTTCTTATCCTGATCAAATTCAGGACTATAATTGCGGTTCTATTTCTTACGATCTACCAAGTGGTTACAACCATGCCGGTGTTGATATATTTTCCTCACCTTTCCCATGGATGAAAATGAATAATAATCAGGTAGTTGCTGTTGCTGCTGCCTCGGGAACAATAATTTATAAGGTAGGAGAAAATTATGATAAGAATTGTGATTTTAATAATACTGAAGGTTGGAATGCAGTTTATATTGCTCATGAAGATGGGTCAACAGCATGGTATGGGCATTTAAAGGAGAACTCACTTACTGAAAAATCAGTTGGTGAGGCTGTAACAACTGGTGAGTATCTTGGTGTGATTGGAAGTTCTGGTTCTTCAACAGGTCCACATTTGCATTTTGAATTGTATAATGCTGCAAATGAACTTATTGACCCTTATGTTGGCCCTTGTAATCCAACTACTTCTACTTCATGGTGGCGAGATCAAAAAACTTATAAAAATCCACGAATTTTAAAATTAATGACGCACAGCAATCCACCAATTCCTTATGGTTGCTATAGTGAGGAAATTTATAATGCTGAAATTAATTTCTCAGCTGGTCAGACCGTTTTACTTGCCACTTATCTTGCCGACCAAACAGTTGGTGAAATTCTTTATCATAGATTAATTAGTCCTGATGGTTCTGTTTATGATGAATGGGATAAGGAATTCGAAAATAATTATTCTTCTTCATATTGGTATTATAGTCTGCCTGTAAATAACGAATTGCCAAAAGGAAAATGGACTTATCAAGTTGTTTATGAAGATCAAGAAATTGTTTCTCATAATTTTTACATTAAGGATGATAGTGATGAAGCTATTTTATCTACACAAGAAAATGTTTTGGTCAATACTGAATCAGATTACTTTACTATTAATTTAAAAAACACAGGTAGTATAGGTCTGAATATTAAAAGATTTGAGTCTTCTGAGGCTCTAAATATTGATTGGGAAGGTGATATTGCACCAAATGATTCAAAAGAGGTGTTAGTCCAGTTGAAAGGTGATATTAGTGATGGAAATCAATTTATTGAGATTTTCCACAATTCAGATATTAATCCAACCACGGTCTATGTTACAACAGAATCAGTATCAATAATTAATTCAAATATTACAAATTATGATTTTGGAGAGGTAATGCTTGAAGTATATGATACTTTGAAACTTCCGATTGAGAATTCTGGATTAGCAGTTCTTCAAGTTCAGGATGTTATTTTACCTGATAATTTTCATGCCAATAAAGTCAATTTTCAAATTCAACCTCAACAGACAGATACTTTGGAAGTGTATTTTAAGCCCATGGAAGAAAAAGAATTCAATGGTACGATGAGTATTGTTTCTAATGCTTCAAATAATAGTGAACTTAAAATTGATTTGTCAGGAATTGGTATACCAAATTTGCTTTTATCTAATGATCAAGAACTGGCTAAAAGTTTAAAACTGTATCCAAACCCCACATCAAATGAATTAAACATTAGCTATGAATTAATCGATGATACTTTGTGTTCAATTTCTATTGTTGATACTAATGGGAAAGTGTTTTATAACTCATCTTTTTTGCAAGAATTAAATAAGGAACAAACGATTAATGTTGAAGAATTGCCTGAAGGAATGTACTTTTTAAAATTAATTAATGAAGACAATAGAACATTTTTCAAAAAATTTATAAAAAGATAG